tttcagtttgaaaccgttgccctgtgtcctatcattgtACTCCCTATTTTCtgtgtgccttagcagagtttccaggaagatctgctccatgatcctgCCGGGCACCGAGgcgagactgaccagcctgtctGTGGAGGAAAACTGATTGCCCTTAGGCATAGGAACGCATCTATGGAAGGTTCCAGGCGTAAGACTCCCCTTTTCATCTGTATAGCCCTAAGAGCTCTACTGGCATTTCCagtgcccagcccctggagagtGTGTGAGCTTGTCAATAGGTTTGCTCTCCAGGCATAGCCAGGGATCTCCTTTCAGACTAGTGACAAACCCGACTTGGTGGAAGGCTGGtatccttcctttcctcagtgAAAATTCGTGACATAGATGCCCGTCCCTGTACCGATGAGAATTCACCAGGACAGATTCCCAGGAGAGTATTTCTGGCAGAAGATGGGCTTTTAGTGCATATCCaacagtggggctttttttcctctgctgctgcagtttcaACCGTGGCAATGGGCAAGTTGTGGAATGAATACGTATAATCCACCACAGGCTTACAGGCAAGGCTACCATATTAAAACCTGGGCTTCCAAATGACtattaacaggaaaaacagacaCCAAGAGCAAAATTAATGATGCCTTTTATACAGAGGACAGCGCTGAAACCAAAAGGGTTTCCTGACTCCGGAAACCCgaaaggcatttaaagatctAAACCAAGCAGTTGTGGAAGCTCCCTCCTTAGCCCTGCCAGACCATAACACGTCTTTTACATTTatatgaacagaaaggaaaatccaGTTGGCCCAGAAGCGTCTGCAAGCCATAGCATATTACTCAACAGAACTCGACCTCATAGTTCAAGGCATGATTTCCTGCACTAgggctgttgcagcagcagctttgatggttgagaaagcaagaaaggttGTCCTGGGGCACCTCCTAATGCTGATGGTTGATTCCTGACTTCTTAGTCCTCCTCTCCAGACAGAGTTCACGCCGCTGTGGGTGTGCCACGGCTGGGAAGTACATTGGCTTGTGGCCATAAACCAGGTGGTCATTGGCCCCTTTGGCTGACCTTTCGGTAGCTGCCCCAAGGAACACTCAGCCCCCCTGAGATGTCCCCTGCCTTCGCTGGCCCTGCGGTGCAGGCAGCCGGGTGCCACACGGCAGAGCCGGCTGCATCTCCCCCAGGCTGTCTTGGCTCGTCTGGCTGCCgggaggaggggacagtgggggtgACAGCCtgggggtgacaggagggaccccgcagacctggggggtgACAGGACAGTGGGGGGTGAACAGGACAGTGGCCGGTGACAGGccgggggacagcagggacaccagCAGCCAGGGGCAGCGACACCCCTTTTGGCACAATGCGCTGGGTCCCCTGAGGCATGGGGGTGGGGCGGTGGGCCGTTGCCCAGCGGCCGTAGTGACTGTGTGGCAACACTgtgtgggagagagggagcagggacagagctcGTCTCAGCCCGCACCGCTTTCCCCGGCCCCTCGGCAGGCCCTTCCCTGCGCTGCCAtgagcccagcccagcaccgagACCGCCACACTTTACACTGATGTGGATGCCGTGGCCCCTGGACCACATGGCCACAAACATGTCGTGCGTCCACTACAAGTTCGCCGCCAAGCTGGCGTATGACAGGGTCATCTTCAGCGGCCTGAACATCTGCCTGCGGGACCTCAAGCGCCAGATCATGGCCCGCGAGAAGCTGAAGGCGGCCACCAGCGACTtgcagatcagcaacgcccagaccgGAGCAGGTGCATGGGGCGCAGCGCGGGGCCTTGGGGACCCCCCGTGGTGGCCGCGGCCTGCGGGAGCCATGCCGGGCTCTCTGCGGGGCGCCCCAGGTGGCCCGAGTCCAGCCGGGACGCGTGTCGTGGgcgtggggggcactgggagggatgcgGGGCGGGGATGAAGCGGGGCGGGAAGCCATGATGAGATTCGGCCGCCATCGGGAGCTGTGACTTGTGCTGGGGGCCTCGCAGAGTAGGTAGAGATACATTTCAGAAGTCCTGGATTTTTCTCGTAGTGTTGAATAAAATTGTGAAGAGCTTTTGAAAGAGGTTTAATTTGCTTTaagggctttgctgcagaagggtCTCTGAATTTGCCTTCAGTTGCTAATGAACTTCCAGCCTGACGAATGCCAGCAGGCTGAATGGCTGCCTGGCTGGTGTCCCTTCTGTAGCGGCTGGGTCTGTGTAAAGCAGAGCCTTAAAACCAGAACACTGATGGCAATAAACTGTGATGGGCCCAGTTGTTACCActgggagaaaaaatgttttgaaatagtcCAAACACGGAGATTCTGTTATGGCAGTTGAGAAACCGAAAGCAAAGTTTTAGGTGAAACATTGATGCTCATAAGTATATTACCCCATAAAGTATTACTGTAATATACGTAATAGCATTTTTACaaagtgtgtttctttgtttccatGTGTAATCACAACTCGGTGAAGAAGTATCTGCTTCTTGAAAAGTCCTGTTAGTATGTTGAGACGATAACAGCGCGCTGTTACGCATAGAATTTTGCATTTATAGCTGCAAAAGGATCCTCTGGAGTGCTATGTAATTACAAATTAATACACATTCTTACAAattggctgatttttttctgtgtttatgttgttacagaatacacagatgacaatgctCTGATTGCTAAGAACTCATCGGTAATTGtgagaagaatccctgttggaggagttaaagctgcCAGCAAAACATCTGCTATGTGAGTGTCCATAAAGCATCGAATTCTTTGTTAGGGGTTTCAACGTGTGAACTTTTTTAATGGATATTAGTTTACGGAGGCATTCCGATTGTATCTCTCTCGTTAAAGCTGTAGTAAATGTTTGTTGTCATGGGGTAGATGTTACTGTATCTGTCCCGAAgtaggctgacatttttaggccTGCTGGGAGATGGGGTTCCAACTCCATCAACGGTAACTTTTCAGAGGATTCTACAGGGTTTGTTCTTGGGGTTGGCTGTTCTGAGACCCAAGTTGTAGATCCTGTTTCCTCTCCGTGGAGAGATCCCGTATTATATgcgtttgcttttattgcttttataggaACGACAGATAGGCATTGTAGTGTAAACCTATAATTTGTTTCCATCTCAGAGGAGATGCCTTCAAgcactccctagtaattctggacACCGCAGCCTTGTGCTTATAAACACGGCCTTGCTTTGGGGGTGAATTCATGTATTTAAATATGTGTGCTTAGTGCTACCTTGCCAATGCATCCTCCGTTTCTGGCTGCATGGCACCCTCCCTGGGTATTGTCATGCTGCCCcaaaatgagaggatagatgctgctgGCATCAAAGGTCAAATAAACACCTGTACAtggggataaggacagaccagcactgctgtgctaatgTTGACAATTAACCAGGCAGGTGAGCTTTCTATTCCTTCAGCTGGAAACATGGCAGAAACCACTGGTAGAGGGGCTgatgtttgggaatgatgaaagtATGCTGtaatggtggagaggccttcaaacaTGCGTTACTTGCCTTGTAGAATGTTCTTCAAGGTAAATGCATGAAGAAACCATTGAATGGCCAAATAAATTGTGACTAAGTAGAAACATGACTTTGGAGGGTTTTATTAGTTGCACTGAACGTaccaagagagaacagtttatgtgTGGAAATGAATTTCCATATTCACTAGATTATTTAGAACATAATGTTTTGATGTTCAGGTTTTGTGATCTGTTTTCACTGCTTTACATTTggtacaagtgctttattttaagttctgatcacctttatttcttcttctagAGGCagaactgagccagtgagtggaacatcaaaagcAGTATGTAAAAACCCCATCTCACCCTTTTTTCAACACGCTTAATTCTAAAGAAGAAATTCTAAGCaaattctaaaaaaatagccttgtgttaattttgcaaacattaacttcatatattttccagtaaaatgCAGTATATATTGCAAATACAGTGTATTTAATTCAGCATAGCAAAGACTGAGTAATGCCATCGCTTGCGCAGTTCGAATGTGAATATTGGTATTTGTGCCTCGTAATGCATTGTATTTCATATTGAACATGCTAGGCTATTTCCTGTATGACTTTGTGTTGAACAGGTAATATATGATGGTTTTTAGATCATGCCGGTTCAAGGTTTGCACACTGATGTGCTACATCTGTCTGTCTATAGCTAGCCAATATGTATGTTtgtatgggggtgtgtgtggtttttgtttcttgcaacaaaaattgtttagagcgtattttttttccattttttttccattttcccattGTATCacttagcttttgtttttaagtacttttttgcctaatgctttttgaaaatgttttcaaaagccacTGAGAAACCATTATTGCTAAACTTGGTACTGTTTCTAACTTTTGACTCGGGGGCTCAACAAATACTAAACCAAACACATCCCATACCTTTTGAGGACAGTTCTGATTCCTGATGTCCTTAAATACTTGGGTATTTGTTCCTAAAAACTGTACCATTGAAGTGATACTGTTTGGGCCCCTCTGAGTACATCAGTGTCTGTAATAGATTGACGTGAATGTACATATCCTTGCTACAGAAAGTGGTATTCTAAAGTTCTGCATTTGATCTTTCCACTTTATCAGATGAAGCAGTTTAGTTTAACAGTTTGTCCGCAAATGAAAATATCTAAAACCCAGTGTACAAATTCTGGCATAAGGTTATAGCCTGGTGCATTTGTGGGTAAAGTTCACTGTGTACCTGAAGGAAACCTCCAAGGGTCCCACCATCTTCAGAGCCAACGGGGCTTCACAGCCAACCCCTGTGCCCAGGGTCCccctgcggggcagggagcagggctgctcaccCCTGCCCACTCTGGTGCATTTGTGCGTAGGCTGGTGCATTTGTGGGTAAAATCCCTGTCACTTTTCTTAACTTCTGCCTGCAGTACATTTTTGGAACTGGGTGTTTTCAGGTTGgatgctgctttcatttcccaaaggTTAAGCCTTTCTTTAGTATACCACCACTTTGAATTTACATTGGGAAAAggggcagcatttttcttcaggtttgaaaacactTGTCATTCTGCTGCTAAAATCTAAATGAGTGATCCagggaaatacttgactggtagTGGTCTAGGTCTGGATTTGGCACTTGGCTTGAATACCGTGTGAAACTGTGCGTTTCAAAGTAGTCCTTGTAGTATAAAACTTACTGTGTGGTGggtttaatttttcatctttatttgaagtagaaatgctttttcttctctagaatGGTGTGAGGCATTAGACTAACCCTGGATCATTGGATCTGATCACTTGGGTTGGAGATAGTTTAACTGACCCAGTGACCCCAGCAGTTAATGTACTGCATTTATGTAAGCCACATTTATAGTATTTGATCTGATTCAgatgggtttttatttcttgaaaagcattattttcctcGTTGTTTGCTAGCATGTGTATAAGTGTATAAACACAGATCACATGTTCATAAATAAAGTTACCATTCTTTTAGGCTCCTGTGTTCCCTGCCATGTCTGCATTATATTTCTAAGTTGAATCTTACCACCAGCTAACAGAGGTGTctcaaaaaagcccccaaaaaacaaaaggagggagggcagaagccTCGCATCGCTCTTTACGTGACCTCTCTCTCACTGTAAATCACTGCAGCCTCAGGTGCTTCtagtgttggagacacaattagcTTTAATCTGAAATCTGCCTCAGGTCTTGGTCAAaagtgtggggattttgttttgttttgtttgcaataCACATGTTTCTGGATGgatttcaaagcagaacctggatcttagtgtggtaGGAATAAATCACTGGAAAGCTTGCCAATTGTTGTTGTAGAGTCAAGCGGCAAACTTAAAATTAGTTAAGATTGTTTTAAAAAGGATGCACAAAAGCTTATTCTTTGGCTATTTCTTCATTGCCTTGCTCTTACGTTAGCTGTCATTCCACGTTTGCAAAtgtgtgctgctctcctgctgttactacagccaaagcaaggaAGGGGATCCTTTTAGTATGGCTGTGTCAGTGACTGCAAGGATCTCTGTCATGGTGAACACCTTCATTTCAGTAATTTGAGCAGCTTATTCTTTTTCTAGACAAAGTGGTGGGTTATTTTTATTGGCTGATGTTTTGgattgctgtttttgtttgggcTTGGTGGGGTATGGCGAGCTTGGCATTTTTAACCTTCTTGAGTGGAGGGGCAGAGTTCATGTTTCAGGGATGATGtgccggtgctttattttgacaggcagCTACACTCTGTTCCTGGAAGCGTAACCATATGCCTTTATCAATTATGTGAAATTAACAATTAGTTTACAAACTATACTGAAGATAAGTTTCCCGCAGTGATGCTTCCttctcaaataaatatttttttaaaaaccttttcagctgaaaattgaCAGCCgccttacccctttgacttttaagcagttgtgagcatttgacaagggtccctctctgagatatgCGGGAGCAAGCAGTTGATCTAAAGCGTGTTTGATTcatttagtttcttctcattaaccacaTGGGCACTCCTAAGCTCTCATAGTTTTGGACTTTGTTTCGGACAAAGACAAATTACACCGGGTTTGAAATGCCTCCTTCAGTGATGCCCAGAGGATATAGTGCTGCTCTCAGACTAGAGTAGAGGTTAACTATCGCTGTGTTTTGATTGTGGAACTTGaatatgtgtttcattttttgtgaacagattgatgactctcctgcacctctttctctggCCCAGCTTGTGaaggtaatatatatatatatatatatatacataaaatctTGCCAaatacttcccccccccaaaaaaaaaaaagtgttggctttgtatttttaaatcttatgcTGTGATCTATAGCTGGATAGCTGTTGTAATGTGAACAaacctttaatttaatttttaataatttaaagtatttattttaactttaaaatgcgCATGTATTTCAATActatcctgtaaagagtagttcccagtttgggcagagagaaggggagtaccttatcagcctcaacgTAACATTGCAGGATTACTCATCAGAcacaaaaaagacacaaaaatgaagCCCTTCAGATGCTGTTTACCATTTTGCACATGTCTCGTTAATTTTGCGTTGGAAACTAAACcattttttacagaagaatgTAATTGGCTGCAAATTATGGACATTGCAGGGGGCTTTGCCACAGCCAAAACAGCAGTGTTTCTGTAACGCGGACACTTGTATGGCTATTTCTGAATTGCCAGTCATTACAGTGGCAGATCCATTCCTTGAGTGCTGCGCAACTTCATAAATTCTAGTATATCTACAGTGAGCAGCACAAACTAATTTGTTTGCACGCAGATGGTGTAAATTCTGAAAACGTACCTAATCGTTTAGGAATGcatataaaaccaaaaccatgagtgGCTGATCTGAAGGATGGGTACTTGAAGGTCCAAATCATTGACAGTCACCCCCTTAGACCCTGCTTGGAACTGGACTTGCgttttaagaaatgctgcttaaaGAAATCCAGCGGGATTCGATAATTTGAAGATCTAGTGCCGCACAAGGCTTTTATTACAATTTGTATGTTGAAAGGACACAGTCaactggaaaaaacctgcaggttttgctTACTGTA
The sequence above is a segment of the Larus michahellis chromosome 6, bLarMic1.1, whole genome shotgun sequence genome. Coding sequences within it:
- the LOC141745254 gene encoding E3 ubiquitin-protein ligase RBBP6-like, which produces MWMPWPLDHMATNMSCVHYKFAAKLAYDRVIFSGLNICLRDLKRQIMAREKLKAATSDLQISNAQTGAEYTDDNALIAKNSSVIVRRIPVGGVKAASKTSAIGRTEPVSGTSKAVCKNPISPFFQHA